CAGATGAATAACTTCTTTTGGATCCATTTTTTCAGTCATTTCACTAAAGCCTCGAATATCTGCAAAGAGAACGGTCACCCGTTTTTCTTCTCCTCCAAGCTGAATATTCCCTTTTAACGCTTCCTCTGCAATTTCCTCAGAGACAACTTTATTTAAGATTCCCCGTACTTTTTCTTTTTCTCGAAGCCCTTTTATCATTTCAAAAAATGAATGATATAATGAATAGATTTCATCTTTTGTCTTTTTCTTAGGCTTATTGGGAATTTCAATTGCATCTAATTTTCCTTCTGCGACAGTTTTTGTCACCTCTGCTAGATACGTGATAGGGCGCGTGATCCGTTTTGCAATATTATTGAGTAGGACCAATACAAAGAGGAGTCCCGCAATCGAAGCAAGACGCATCTGCATTGAAATCTTCTCAACAATCTCTTTTGCTTCTTTTCGAACAGAATTAATAAGAGCATATTCTTCAGCCTTTGGCTTAAAGAGAAAAAAATGTACGTCTAAACTTTTATAAGGCTCGATATGGAGAAAGAAGTATTCTTCCCCTTTTATCGTTACAATTCCTGAAGGTGCAGAAAGAAGCTTTTCAGGTGAGATATCATACCAGGCTGGATCAGTTACTTCGCTTCCTAAAGCATTTGTCGCTGCAATCACTTTGTTATCAGAGATAAAAAGTGCTGGCTGATGTGTTGATCTTGAAAGAGACTCTAAAACTTCTCCACCATGAGTCCCAACTGTCAAATACCCTTCTCGACTTTGGCCATGTTCTTCCGCTTCTAAACGAAGTGTATTTCCAAAAAAAACATGGTGCATTTCAGGAAAAGAAATCACATCTAAATGGGTCGCCAAAAACCCAGACGTTGCGTTTTTCACCCCCTTGATTTCTTTCCGAGCAGGGTATGCCACCTTATTGTAAAATACAGAATCACTCAAAAGAGATTTCCCATAATGCGTCTTATCATCCACCACCCCCATTCCTAACGGAGAATGATCACTCAGGGGAGTTTTCCCAAAGACATTAGAGTTTGTTAGGGTTGACAATCCCCAAATCAATCCTACCTTGTTGTAACGGTCTATATACTCCTTAACATAGAATTTCATCTGTTTTTCAACCGCTTTACTTCGAGAATATGTTTCATTAATGCCCACATCATCTTCCATTAGGCTGAAGCAGGTTTCATCAATTGTTTTGCCTTTTCGAAGAGATTTTAACCTGTCATTAACAATCCTGTGCCACTCTAATTCATTTGGAATGATCTCTGGGTTTTCCCGAATCCTTTTTTGCACAGCCATAATCTTGTCGATAAAATTTTTAAGATAAAACTGTTGAGCAGGAAGCTCGAGCCACTTAAGAAACGGTTCCAAGAGATTAATGGACAAATCTAGGTTTTTGGTAGACGTGTCATCGTATTCAAAACTCTGAATCGCTTCCCTAGTAAAAAAAACAAAGTAGTCTTTATCTGACTCCTTATCCTTTTTCTCATCACCATGAAGAGAACTAATATCCAGTGCAATCCCAATATAAGGACCATCCCACTTCTCTTTATTCTCCCCATTCCTGACTGCAATAAGATGGAATCCACTATTTATTGGAATATGAATTGAGTCACTTAGAGAATTCTTATTAATGATGATTTCAGACATCAAACTCCCTTCGTTTGTACTCTGAATGAAATCAATCCACTTGTTTGTGATCATAAGCGAAGCAGAATCAAGCCAATTATTTTCTAAAAGATTTTTTGTTGTCGGCTCAAACCCTTTTCGTACCAGTTGGTACTTTGCAACCTCCAACAGGACAGCATCGACCTCAGCTTGTATTTTAAAGAGCATATCTGAAAGATAGTCCTCAATAGCATCTGTCTTTTGCTGATTGATTTGATCGAGCTGAATAAGAAGCTCCTTGTAAGTCACCTCTAAATTCTTTCGTGTTGCATGTTCTTCCCAATATAAGGAGATAACAAAAGCGACAGTGAAAATCGCTGCCACCCAAAGGAATAGTCTATAACGTAGGCTCATGGTCTTGTATTTTTAAAAAGGTTTCGGTATCCCGTCTTGGTGATCACAACCATATCTTCATATCGAATCCCTCCAACGTTTGGAAGATAGATGCCTGGTTCAATGGTAATCACCATCCCCTCCTGAAGGATTACTTTTGCTGACTGTGCAGAAACCCGAGGAGATTCGTGCACATCCAAGCCTATACCATGTCCAAGGGCATGGATAAAGTGCTTTTCCTCTTTTCCCATACTTTCTCGAGCAACGGTATCAAGCAAAGCAACAGGCACTCCCGCTTTACACATATCAAGCGCTGCCTGATGAGCCTTTCTTACTAACTTATAAATCTCCTGGATTCTTTTGGAGGCCTCTCCAAAAAAAACGACACGTGTCATATCACTGGCATATCCATTCAAAACAACGCCCATATCCATTAACACAACGTCTCCCCGCCTGAGCTTTCTCTGCCCACTATGATGGTGAGGAAGAGCACTATTTTCGCCAAAAGCAACGATCGGATCAAAAGAGAGCGCCTCAGCGCCCAATGTTTTCACATAG
The window above is part of the Candidatus Neptunochlamydia sp. REUL1 genome. Proteins encoded here:
- a CDS encoding adenylate/guanylate cyclase domain-containing protein; the encoded protein is MSLRYRLFLWVAAIFTVAFVISLYWEEHATRKNLEVTYKELLIQLDQINQQKTDAIEDYLSDMLFKIQAEVDAVLLEVAKYQLVRKGFEPTTKNLLENNWLDSASLMITNKWIDFIQSTNEGSLMSEIIINKNSLSDSIHIPINSGFHLIAVRNGENKEKWDGPYIGIALDISSLHGDEKKDKESDKDYFVFFTREAIQSFEYDDTSTKNLDLSINLLEPFLKWLELPAQQFYLKNFIDKIMAVQKRIRENPEIIPNELEWHRIVNDRLKSLRKGKTIDETCFSLMEDDVGINETYSRSKAVEKQMKFYVKEYIDRYNKVGLIWGLSTLTNSNVFGKTPLSDHSPLGMGVVDDKTHYGKSLLSDSVFYNKVAYPARKEIKGVKNATSGFLATHLDVISFPEMHHVFFGNTLRLEAEEHGQSREGYLTVGTHGGEVLESLSRSTHQPALFISDNKVIAATNALGSEVTDPAWYDISPEKLLSAPSGIVTIKGEEYFFLHIEPYKSLDVHFFLFKPKAEEYALINSVRKEAKEIVEKISMQMRLASIAGLLFVLVLLNNIAKRITRPITYLAEVTKTVAEGKLDAIEIPNKPKKKTKDEIYSLYHSFFEMIKGLREKEKVRGILNKVVSEEIAEEALKGNIQLGGEEKRVTVLFADIRGFSEMTEKMDPKEVIHLINTCMTKVSKKIDAHDGVIDKYVGDEVMALFGAPIEKPKSALQAIQSALDMVDEINKWNLERKQQGLQAIEMGIGIHTGNVVAGNMGADNRLNYTVLGANVNLAARICSEAEGMQVLISENTLESEGVKNNIECEKFEAVQLKGFTDPIAIYSVKSYRKNG
- a CDS encoding M24 family metallopeptidase — its product is MTRSKTYFKSRLAKFRTHFSKWGVEGFVIENPTDLAYFSGLNLSRGRLLVSLKTATLFVDGRYKETAKKGSPYPVKNLKEKDFNESLRKLREAKTFGFDTSLTVAAHRELKKAFVKRSLKGVDHPTLAVRMIKDRSELILLQKSADLLWKGFQHVRKKLKVGVRESELAWEFEFYVKTLGAEALSFDPIVAFGENSALPHHHSGQRKLRRGDVVLMDMGVVLNGYASDMTRVVFFGEASKRIQEIYKLVRKAHQAALDMCKAGVPVALLDTVARESMGKEEKHFIHALGHGIGLDVHESPRVSAQSAKVILQEGMVITIEPGIYLPNVGGIRYEDMVVITKTGYRNLFKNTRP